From Alosa sapidissima isolate fAloSap1 chromosome 2, fAloSap1.pri, whole genome shotgun sequence, one genomic window encodes:
- the LOC121690078 gene encoding titin-like isoform X1 produces MSKRLILECTFTGSPQMFVTWYKEGKQLYASYRYNTKVKNNKCILECLHPCNQETSGIYSCEVSNPYGIDICHAQIVAVPEPPQFVSKLKDLSVPMTKKLRLECTFTGAQKMFVTWYKDGKQVYASYRYNTKVTKKSCILECLHESNAETTGRYSCEITNKYGTDVCYAQITAVAEPPHFVNKLKDVSIPMSQKLRLECTFAGAPKTFITWYKDDKQLYASYRYNTKVIRNTCILECLHECNQDTTGRYSCEVSNKFGSERCHAEVKTVTDSPRFVKKLSSMQVYIGDKMTLECTFTGAPKIFVTWYKDGKQLYASYRHNTKLMGNKCIVECLHGSTRDTAGRYSCEISNSRGSSICHADITVGTDTPHFMKKLVDMTLPLNKMLKLECTFTGAQKVSVSWYKDGRQLCGSDGYNSKVSNNSCILEGLHKPNKETTGKYSCEISNSYGTAICHAQIVADPESARFVKKLQNLLIPMSQKLKLECAFSGAPKISATWYKDGEVLNASNRYNTKLSDNSCIMECLHECKKETAGRYSCEIVNQYGTDLCHALINPITEPARFVKRLEDVSFPLSKKLRLECTFKGAPKMFVTWYKDGKQLYASYRYNTKVIGNTCILECLHACNKDTPGRYSCEVSNLYGTDICHAQITTVTEPARFVQKLKDHTVPMSKKLRLECTFTGAPKLFVTWYKEGKQVYASYRYNTKVIGNTCILECLHEANKETSGKYSCEVYNAYGSEICHAQVTAVTEPARLVMKLQNLTIPVSQKLRLMCTFTGAPKLFVTWYKDGKQLYASYRYNTKVTRNSCILECLHECNNETTGIYTCEVSNSYGTDVSHAKITTVAEPARFVKKLKDVSVPMSQCLKLECTFTGAAKMFVTWYKDGKQLYASYRYNTKIVGNKCIVEALHPCNSDTPGTYSCEVSNSYGTDICHAEVSTISDSPKFVKKLTDRILKRGEKLYLECTFTGAEKMFVTWYKDGKQVYGSYRHNTKQTGNTCILEGLHESTSHTTGRYSCEISNSYGSDFCHAQINFGPEPPLFVTPLKDLRIPVSEKLRLECTFTGAPQMFVTWYKDDKQLYASYRHNTKVIGNKCIVEALHPCNKETSGKYSCELSNSYGTVICHAQVKTSGVFRDGGVSKAPTGSEPARFVKKLKDVYVTVGQKLRLECEFKGTPKMFVTWYKDGKQLYASYRHNTKVAANKCILECLHESKKETAGRYSCEVSNSYGTDICHAEVALATEPARFVTQLQDQFIPMSKRLILECKFTGSPKMFVTWYKNGKQLYASYRYNTTVTKNSCVLECLHPCNEGTTGEYSCEVSNACGTDFCHAQIVAVPEPSPFVTKGRYSDQTTAVAEPPHFVKKLKDVSIPMSQKLRLECTFAGAPKTFITWYKDDKQLYASYRYNTKVIGNTCILECLHECNQDTPGRYSCEVSNKFGSNICHADVTTVKDVPRFVKKLSNMQVYIGDKMTMECTFTGAPKMFVTWYKDGKQLYASYRHNTKLMGNKCIVECLHGSTKETAGVYSCEISNSYGSAVCHAEITVGKDAPHFVKQLTDITIPTSEKLRLECTFTGAQKIFVTWYKDGKQLYASYRYNTKVTNNSCVLECLHKSKKETTGKYSCEISNSFGKVICHAQITAGPEFACFERKLENLLIPMSQKLKLECTFTGAPKMFVTWYKDGKQLYASYRHNTKQTENSCTVEALQECKKETAGRYSCEITNKYGSVLCHGYVFPVPEPARFVKRLENVSFPLSKKLRLECTFKGAPKMFVTWYKDGKQLYASYRYNTKVIGNTCILECLHECNSNTPGRYSCEVSNSYGTDVCHAQVTAVTESGIFVWPAAKSHHQ; encoded by the exons ATGAGCAAGAGATTGATACTGGAGTGCACATTTACTGGAAGCCCACAAATGTTTGTTACCTGGTACAAGGAAGGGAAGCAACTTTATGCATCATACAGATACAACACTAAAGTGAAAAACAACAAGTGCATTCTGGAATGTCTGCATCCCTGTAACCAGGAAACATCTGGAATTTACTCTTGTGAAGTTAGCAATCCATACGGAATTGATATTTGCCATGCCCAGATTGTTGCCGTTCCAG AACCTCCACAGTTTGTCTCTAAGTTGAAGGATCTGTCTGTTCCAATGACCAAGAAACTCAGACTGGAATGTACCTTCACCGGAGCCCAGAAGATGTTTGTCACATGGTATAAGGATGGCAAACAAGTGTATGCCTCCTATAGATATAACACAAAGGTCACTAAGAAATCCTGCATCCTGGAATGCCTTCATGAGAGCAACGCAGAAACTACAGGAAGATACTCCTGTGAAATCACTAACAAATATGGAACAGATGTATGCTATGCTCAAATCACTGCAGTGGCAG AGCCACCACACTTTGTGAACAAGCTGAAGGACGTTTCCATCCCAATGAGCCAGAAGCTGAGACTGGAGTGCACTTTCGCCGGGGCCCCCAAAACATTCATCACCTGGTACAAGGATGATAAGCAGCTGTACGCCTCCTACAGATACAACACCAAAGTGATCAGGAACACCTGCATCCTCGAGTGTCTGCATGAGTGTAACCAGGACACCACGGGAAGATACTCCTGCGAAGTGTCAAACAAGTTTGGATCTGAAAGGTGTCATGCCGAGGTGAAAACAGTGACAG ATTCTCCTCGCTTTGTGAAGAAGCTGTCCAGCATGCAGGTCTATATTGGAGACAAAATGACCCTGGAATGCACATTTACTGGGGCCCCAAAAATATTTGTCACTTGGTATAAGGATGGCAAGCAACTGTATGCTTCTTACCGACACAACACAAAACTCATGGGCAATAAATGTATTGTGGAGTGCCTTCATGGCAGCACAAGAGACACTGCAGGAAGATACTCATGTGAAATAAGCAATTCTCGTGGATCATCTATCTGCCATGCTGATATCACAGTAGGAACAG ATACTCCACACTTTATGAAGAAACTGGTGGACATGACCCTTCCACTGAACAAAATGTTGAAGCTAGAATGCACCTTTACGGGAGCCCAGAAAGTATCTGTGAGTTGGTATAAAGATGGCAGACAGCTCTGTGGCTCTGATGGATACAACAGCAAAGTCTCCAACAATTCCTGCATATTGGAAGGCCTGCATAAACCAAACAAAGAAACTACTGGAAAATACTCCTGTGAAATTAGCAACTCTTATGGAACAGCAATCTGTCATGCCCAGATCGTTGCAGACCCAG AGTCGGCTCGCTTTGTGAAGAAGCTTCAGAACCTCCTAATCCCAATGAGCCAGAAACTCAAACTGGAGTGCGCATTCTCTGGCGCTCCCAAGATTTCTGCCACTTGGTACAAAGATGGTGAAGTGCTCAATGCCTCCAACAGATACAACACAAAGCTCTCTGATAACTCTTGCATCATGGAATGCCTACATGAATGCAAGAAGGAGACGGCTGGAAGGTACTCCTGTGAAATCGTCAATCAGTATGGGACAGATCTCTGCCATGCCCTCATCAACCCAATTACAG AACCTGCACGATTTGTCAAGAGGCTGGAGGATGTGAGCTTCCCTCTGAGTAAAAAGCTCAGACTGGAGTGTACATTTAAGGGAGCACCAAAGATGTTTGTGACGTGGTACAAGGATGGAAAGCAGTTGTACGCCTCCTACAGGTACAACACCAAGGTCATCGGGAACACCTGCATCTTGGAGTGTCTTCATGCGTGTAACAAGGACACACCTGGAAGGTATTCCTGTGAAGTGTCCAACTTGTATGGGACTGACATCTGTCATGCCCAGATTACTACAGTGACAG AGCCTGCTCGATTTGTCCAAAAGCTGAAGGATCACACCGTTCCCATGAGCAAGAAGCTCCGACTGGAGTGTACTTTCACCGGAGCTCCAAAGCTGTTCGTCACGTGGTACAAGGAGGGGAAGCAAGTCTACGCTTCTTACAGATATAATACAAAAGTCATCGGAAACACATGCATCCTCGAGTGTCTGCATGAGGCAAACAAGGAGACCAGTGGAAAGTACTCCTGTGAGGTTTATAATGCCTATGGAAGTGAGATCTGTCATGCGCAAGTCACAGCAGTCACAG AACCTGCTCGCTTAGTGATGAAGCTGCAAAACCTCACCATCCCAGTGAGCCAGAAGCTGAGACTCATGTGCACATTCACTGGAGCCCCGAAGCTTTTCGTCACGTGGTACAAGGATGGCAAACAGCTCTATGCTTCGTATAGATACAACACCAAGGTCACCAGGAACTCTTGCATCTTGGAGTGCCTTCATGAGTGCAACAATGAAACCACTGGAATATACACGTGTGAAGTGAGCAACTCTTATGGCACAGATGTCTCTCACGCAAAGATCACTACAGTTGCAG AACCCGCTCGCTTTGTGAAGAAACTGAAGGATGTCAGTGTTCCAATGAGCCAGTGTTTGAAACTGGAGTGCACCTTCACTGGTGCTGCTAAGATGTTCGTCACTTGGTACAAGGACGGCAAGCAGCTGTACGCTTCTTATCGATACAACACCAAGATTGTTGGGAACAAATGCATTGTGGAGGCTCTGCACCCCTGCAACAGCGACACACCTGGAACTTACTCGTGTGAAGTCAGCAACTCTTACGGAACTGATATATGTCACGCTGAGGTCAGCACAATATCAG ATTCCCCTAAATTTGTGAAGAAGCTGACCGACCGCATCTTGAAAAGGGGAGAGAAACTCTATCTTGAGTGCACGTTTACAGGCGCTGAAAAGATGTTTGTCACCTGGTATAAAGACGGCAAACAGGTGTACGGCTCCTACAGgcacaacacaaaacagacGGGTAACACCTGTATCTTGGAAGGTCTCCATGAGAGCACCAGCCATACCACCGGAAGGTACTCCTGTGAAATTAGCAACTCTTATGGAAGTGATTTCTGTCATGCTCAGATCAACTTTGGGCCAG AACCTCCACTGTTTGTGACACCGTTGAAGGATCTCCGCATTCCAGTAAGCGAGAAGCTGAGACTGGAGTGCACCTTCACTGGAGCTCCGCAGATGTTCGTCACCTGGTACAAGGACGACAAGCAGCTGTACGCCTCATACAGGCACAACACCAAGGTCATTGGCAACAAGTGCATCGTTGAGGCCCTTCACCCATGCAACAAGGAAACCAGTGGAAAATACTCTTGTGAACTTAGCAATTCCTATGGAACAGTGATCTGTCATGCCCAAGTCAAAACATCAGGAG TTTTCCGAGATGGAGGCGTATCGAAGGCACCAACGGGCAGTG aACCTGCTCGCTTTGTGAAGAAGTTGAAGGATGTCTACGTTACTGTAGGACAGAAATTAAGACTTGAGTGTGAATTCAAGGGAACTCCTAAAATGTTTGTCACTTGGTACAAGGATGGAAAACAGCTCTATGCCTCTTATAGACATAATACGAAGGTTGCGGCTAACAAATGCATCTTGGAATGTCTTCatgagagcaagaaagagacgGCTGGCCGATACTCATGTGAAGTCAGCAACTCTTATGGAACTGACATATGCCATGCTGAGGTTGCTTTAGCTACAG AACCAGCtcgttttgtgacacagctacaGGACCAATTTATCCCAATGAGCAAGAGATTGATACTGGAGTGTAAATTTACCGGAAGCCCCAAAATGTTTGTCACCTGGTACAAGAATGGAAAACAGTTGTACGCATCATACAGATACAACACCACAGTCACAAAGAATTCATGCGTCCTGGAATGCCTGCATCCCTGTAACGAAGGAACTACTGGGGAATACTCTTGTGAAGTGAGCAATGCTTGTGGAACAGATTTCTGCCATGCCCAGATTGTTGCTGTACCAG AACCTTCTCCGTTTGTCACCAAAGGACGATACAGTGATCAAACCACTGCAGTGGCAG AGCCACCACACTTTGTGAAGAAGCTGAAGGACGTTTCCATCCCAATGAGCCAGAAGCTGAGACTGGAGTGCACTTTCGCCGGGGCCCCCAAAACATTCATCACCTGGTACAAGGATGATAAGCAGCTGTACGCCTCCTACAGATACAACACCAAAGTGATCGGGAACACCTGCATCCTCGAGTGTCTGCATGAGTGTAACCAGGACACCCCGGGAAGATACTCCTGTGAAGTGTCAAACAAGTTTGGATCAAATATATGCCATGCTGATGTTACAACAGTGAAAG ATGTTCCTCGCTTTGTGAAGAAGCTGTCCAACATGCAGGTCTATATTGGAGACAAAATGACCATGGAATGTACATTTACTGGGGCCCCAAAAATGTTTGTCACTTGGTATAAGGATGGCAAGCAGCTGTATGCTTCTTACCGACACAACACAAAACTCATGGGCAATAAATGCATTGTGGAGTGCCTTCATGGAAGCACCAAGGAAACTGCTGGAGTATATTCGTGTGAAATCAGCAACTCCTATGGATCAGCTGTCTGCCATGCTGAAATCACAGTGGGGAAAG ATGCTCCACACTTTGTGAAGCAGTTGACGGATATAACTATTCCAACGAGCGAAAAGTTAAGACTGGAATGCACCTTCACGGGAGCCCAGAAAATATTTGTGACTTGGTATAAGGATGGCAAACAGCTCTACGCTTCTTATAGATATAACACCAAGGTCACCAACAATTCCTGTGTACTGGAATGCCTGCATAAATCCAAAAAAGAAACAACTGGAAAGTATTCCTGTGAAATCAGTAATTCGTTTGGAAAAGTAATCTGTCATGCTCAGATCACTGCAGGACCAG AGTTTGCTTGCTTTGAAAGGAAGCTTGAGAACCTCCTAATCCCAATGAGCCAGAAGCTCAAACTGGAGTGCACCTTCACTGGAGCCCCCAAGATGTTTGTGACTTGGTACAAGGATGGCAAACAGCTCTATGCCTCGTATAGACACAACACAAAGCAGACCGAGAACTCATGCACCGTGGAAGCCCTGCAGGAGTGCAAGAAGGAGACTGCTGGAAGATACTCATGTGAAATTACCAATAAGTATGGGTCTGTTCTCTGCCATGGTTATGTCTTCCCAGTTCCAG AACCTGCTCGCTTTGTCAAGAGGCTGGAGAATGTGAGCTTCCCTCTGAGTAAAAAGCTCAGACTGGAGTGTACATTTAAGGGAGCACCAAAGATGTTTGTGACGTGGTACAAGGATGGAAAGCAGTTGTACGCCTCCTACAGGTACAACACCAAGGTCATCGGGAACACCTGCATCTTGGAGTGTCTTCATGAATGTAACAGCAATACACCTGGAAGGTATTCCTGTGAAGTGTCCAACTCCTATGGAACTGACGTCTGTCATGCCCAGGTTACTGCAGTAACAG AATCTGGCATATTTGTCTGGCCTGCAGCAAAATCCCACCACCAGTGA